Proteins encoded in a region of the Panicum hallii strain FIL2 chromosome 3, PHallii_v3.1, whole genome shotgun sequence genome:
- the LOC112887610 gene encoding L10-interacting MYB domain-containing protein-like, producing the protein MVWRVNPIRQPEACHRSRRSEFPLVMVFALHTLLPECPLPVASSPRTPQDRHRPHLQLVRHQQLASCGGRNRRPPVAPSSIRVGMDDDIELTDASTAFWSDERTRIVCDIFAEEVLIGNHSSTHLNKAGYNNVIQKFKTATGLEYTRKQFKNKWERLKSNHSIWKQLKAQTGLGWDGNGNIIMTDEWWKKMSKEIKGSGRFKTRGLQNEDKLEIMFENLHNTGEDHWCISSGVPPSQRYQPSEEEEEEEEEDNSEPDPGTPTSGAKRRNKLSDNSKGKQPKTSKGSWLLGEVERMVEMNERTTRSCESIARSAKEKVQSVYSIQVVMALVKDCGAVPGTNEHFIATTIFTKKVERRDVHDIRELRGEI; encoded by the exons ATGGTGTGGCGAGTCAATCCAATCCGGCAGCCGGAAGCTTGCCATCGTTCCCGGCGTTCGGAGTTCCCTCTGGTCATGGTTTTCGCCCTGCATACGCTGCTGCCGGAGTGCCCCCTGCCGGTGGCTTCATCCCCACGTACCCCACAGGACCGTCATCGACCGCACCTTCAGCTAGTGAGGCACCAACAGCTAGCTAGCTGTGGAGGACGCAACAGGAGGCCACCAGTTGCTCCTTCGTCGATCAGGGTCGGGATGGACGATGACATTGAGTTAACTGATGCAAG TACGGCTTTTTGGAGTGATGAGAGAACTAGGATAGTATGTGACATTTTTGCAGAAGAAGTGCTAATTGGAAATCATTCGAGTACTCATTTGAACAAAGCTGGGTATAACAATGTCATCCAAAAGTTCAAAACTGCAACTGGACTTGAGTATACTAGAAAGCAGTTTAAGAACAAATGGGAAAGGTTAAAATCAAATCATAGTATTTGGAAGCAATTGAAGGCGCAGACCGGTCTAGGATGGGATGGAAATGGGAATATTATCATGACCGATGAATGGTGGAAGAAGATGTCTAAA GAGATAAAAGGATCAGGAAGGTTTAAGACAAGAGGGCTGCAAAATGAAGACAAGTTAGAAATTATGTTTGAAAACCTTCATAATACCGGTGAGGATCATTGGTGTATTTCTAGCGGCGTTCCACCATCGCAAAGATATCAACCAagtgaagaagaggaggaggaagaggaggaggacaaTAGTGAACCAGATCCGGGGACACCTACTAGTGGGGCAAAAAGGAGAAACAAATTGTCTGACAATAGCAAGGGAAAACAACCGAAGACCAGCAAAGGGAGTTGGCTACTTGGAGAGGTTGAGAGAATGGTTGAAATGAATGAAAGAACTACCAGGTCTTGTGAGTCTATTGCAAGAAGTGCCAAGGAAAAGGTCCAATCTGTTTATTCCATACAAGTAGTCATGGCCCTAGTCAAGGATTGTGGTGCTGTTCCGGGGACAAATGAGCATTTCATTGCAACAACCATTTTTACAAAAAAGGTTGAGAGGAGAGATGTTCATGACATTAGAGAATTGAGAGGAGAGATTTGA
- the LOC112885236 gene encoding LOW QUALITY PROTEIN: LRR receptor-like serine/threonine-protein kinase IOS1 (The sequence of the model RefSeq protein was modified relative to this genomic sequence to represent the inferred CDS: substituted 3 bases at 3 genomic stop codons), producing MAARSSCSLLLLVLAGAAAGILSVHGDGTPDSTVKAKVTTLXLLLRAGFLSIDCGLPEKSSYVDAATKLPYVSDAGFTDAGYNRNVSAEYINPSFTKRYLNVRSFPGAKRSCYTLGSLTPGSKYLFRATFMYGNYDGLGKQPAFDLHLGVNFWQTVRIAAADSPEIAEVIAVVQGDSAQVCLVDVGSGTPFISGLDLRPVKGALYPQANATQGLVLHARRNFGPDEVAVVRYPDDPYDRVWLPWSDPAEWKEISTAEAVKGVVGSLFEEPSTVMQTAIVPLNASKSIEFSWDAEPSHVYPDPGYICMLHFAELQRLDSNATRQFDVTINGVPWYHAYTPLYLTFDTIYSGGLHRSSSNYSISIRATANSTLPPTVNAAEVFNVISTSSVGTDVQDVAAITAIKANYQVKKNWMGDPCVPKTLSWDGLSCSYGISSPPRIESVNLSFSGLSGDVSFYFAKLKALKYLDLSHNKLTGSIPDVLSQLPSLMVIDLTGNRLNGSIPPGLLKRIQDGSISMRYGDNPNLCSKGDSCESGKKKSNSMLVLYIAIPIVVFVVVGTLALLFFFMRRKKGDTGINIRKPLFSVKPRDVDDLQLKNRRFTYSELKAMTNNFHQELGKGAFGIVYDGFLKDKTRVAVKLMSESSKQGVGEFLTEAESLTKIHHKNIVTLIGYCKDSGCMALVYEYMSGGTLKDKLRGRDDSTGPLTWRQRLRIALDSAQGLEYLHKACSQRFVHRDVKTANILLDGNLDAKIADFGLLKAFHRDEDTHISQTRSFYAPPLISLACAVKPSSLRTMAARSWSLLLCLAAAATVGVLKALAQPDSIGFINIDCGLPGTANSVDDATKLSYAPDAAFTDAGSNSNISAEYVTPQLAKGFHNVRSFPDGARNCYTLRSLEAGLKYLVRAFFMYGNYDGLSRPPIFEVHVGVNFLSTVNVSDPGATGMLEAIVVVPDDFVQVCLVNIGSGTPFISALELRPLKRKLYPQANATQGLVLLGRANFGLTSASESAIIRXACTPPPTPHHVINTETLHWVSDDYDCNHNXHHRFFRYPDDLHDRLWMPSVDATSWAVISTAKKVQNINNDLFEAPSKVMQTAITPRNASDNIELFWEPSPLPRDPSLGYIAIMHFSELQELRGAVRQFYINFNGRYVDVFTTELLYSEATYNVIPIRGYTRYNVSLNATANSTLPPIINAMEVFSLIPTTNVGTDSMDVSAITAIKARYHVRRNWMGDPCFPKTLAWDGLTCSYAVSSAPRITSLDLSNNNLTGSIPDALSKLTSLVALDLTGNQLTGSIPSGLLKKLEDGSLNLKYGNNPRLCTDGNSCQSVKRGSKLTAVYVAVPAVLVAATVVALLLCIRRRKKHGPMDSSVKPQIVDGNSSLLQHKNRQFTYSQLQTVTDNFQRVLGKGGFGYVYEGFLEDRTQVAVKLRSSQASDGSDHGVKQFLAEVEILTRIHHRNLVSLIGYCKDGEHMALVYEYMPQGTLQQHIAGNGGRCLTWRQRLRIALESAQGLEYLHKGCNPPLIHRDVKLDNILLNARLEAKIADFGLSKTFNHDNAQVATNTIIAGTYGYMDPEYRRTGKPTTKSDVYSFGVVLLQLVAGRPATQRDPEPTSIVQWARPLLAQGNIEAVADRRMRGDHDINGVWKVADVALSCTAQQPAQRPSMTEVVAQLQECLELEKGGRAGGDTSGSFYTAGSGDYPYSGHTMSAARNSGVVSQESSSAYEMEVEHNLVGRVPTMPTGPAPR from the exons ATGGCGGCCCGGTCGTCGTGCTCATTACTCCTGCTTGTCCTCGCCGGCGCTGCTGCCGGAATACTTTCAGTTCACGGCGATGGCACGCCGGATAGCACAG TCAAAGCAAAGGTAACAACGCTGTAGCTATTGCTCCGCGCAGGATTCCTAAGCATCGACTGCGGCCTCCCAGAGAAGAGCAGCTACGTGGACGCCGCCACCAAGCTGCCGTACGTCTCCGACGCCGGTTTCACCGACGCCGGCTACAACCGCAACGTCTCGGCCGAGTACATCAACCCGTCCTTCACCAAGCGCTACCTCAACGTCCGCAGCTTCCCGGGCGCGAAGCGCAGCTGCTACACCCTGGGCTCCCTCACGCCGGGGTCCAAGTACCTCTTCCGCGCCACCTTCATGTACGGCAACTACGACGGCCTCGGCAAGCAGCCGGCCTTCGACCTCCACCTCGGCGTCAACTTCTGGCAGACGGTGAGGATCGCCGCCGCCGACTCCCCGGAGATCGCCGAGGTCATCGCCGTCGTCCAGGGCGACTCGGCGCAGGTCTGCCTGGTGGACGTCGGCTCGGGGACGCCGTTCATCTCCGGGCTGGACCTGAGGCCCGTGAAGGGTGCGCTGTACCCGCAGGCGAACGCGACGCAGGGGCTGGTCCTGCACGCGAGGCGCAACTTCGGGCCGGACGAGGTCGCGGTGGTCAGGTACCCGGACGACCCGTACGACCGCGTGTGGTTGCCATGGAGCGACCCGGCGGAGTGGAAGGAGATCTCGACGGCGGAGGCCGTGAAGGGCGTCGTCGGCAGCCTATTCGAGGAGCCGTCCACCGTGATGCAGACCGCCATCGTCCCCCTCAACGCCTCCAAGAGCATCGAATTCTCCTGGGACGCCGAGCCTAGCCACGTGTATCCCGACCCCGG GTACATCTGCATGCTGCACTTCGCCGAGTTGCAGCGCCTGGACAGCAACGCCACTCGCCAGTTCGACGTAACAATCAATGGCGTTCCTTGGTACCACGCATACACGCCCCTCTACCTCACATTCGACACCATCTACAGCGGAGGGCTACACCGGAGTTCCAGCAACTACAGCATCTCAATAAGAGCCACGGCGAACTCGACGCTGCCGCCGACTGTCAACGCCGCCGAGGTTTTCAACGTCATCTCCACATCCAGTGTAGGCACCGATGTTCAGGATG TTGCTGCCATTACGGCGATCAAGGCCAATTATCAGGTGAAGAAGAATTGGATGGGTGACCCCTGCGTTCCCAAGACACTCTCGTGGGATGGGTTGAGCTGCAGCTACGGAATTTCCAGTCCCCCAAGAATCGAATCAGT AAACCTTTCATTCAGCGGGTTGAGCGGAGATGTTTCATTTTACTTTGCCAAACTCAAAGCACTCAAGTATTT GGATTTGTCACACAATAAGTTGACAGGCTCAATTCCTGATGTCCTCTCACAGCTGCCCTCTCTCATGGTCAT AGATTTGACAGGCAATCGGCTCAATGGATCAATCCCGCCCGGACTTCTCAAAAGAATTCAAGATGGTTCCATATCTATGAG GTATGGTGACAATCCAAATCTTTGCAGCAAAGGCGATTCTTGTGAGTCCGGAAAAAAGAAGAGCAACTCAATGCTTGTCCTCTACATTGCTATTCCAATAGTGGTGTTTGTGGTGGTAGGAACACTAGCATTGCTGTTTTTCTTCATgcgaagaaagaaaggtgatACTGGCATTAACATACGTAAACCGTTATT TAGCGTGAAGCCGCGGGACGTCGACGACCTGCAACTGAAGAACCGGAGGTTCACGTACAGCGAACTGAAGGCCATGACGAACAACTTCCATCAGGAGCTCGGCAAGGGAGCTTTCGGGATAGTCTACGATGGCTTCTTGAAAGATAAAACTCGCGTGGCAGTAAAGTTGATGTCTGAATCGTCCAAGCAAGGTGTTGGAGAATTCCTGACAGAG GCTGAGTCCTTAACAAAGATTCATCACAAGAACATTGTGACCTTGATCGGTTACTGCAAGGATAGCGGGTGTATGGCCCTTGTCTATGAGTACATGTCCGGAGGAACCCTAAAAGACAAACTAAGAG GTAGGGATGACAGCACTGGACCGTTAACCTGGAGGCAGAGGCTGCGCATCGCACTGGATTCCGCGCAAG GGCTCGAGTATCTGCACAAAGCGTGCAGCCAGCGCTTCGTTCATAGGGACGTGAAGACGGCGAACATCCTGTTGGATGGAAACCTCGATGCTAAGATCGCCGATTTTGGCCTGCTGAAGGCTTTCCATCGCGACGAGGACACCCATATATCCCAGACAAGG AGTTTTTACGCGCCACCACTAATTT CGCTCGCATGCGCAGTGAAGCCATCATCGCTGAGAACAATGGCGGCAAGGTCGTGGTCGCTGCTTCtttgcctcgccgccgccgccaccgtcggCGTGCTCAAAGCTCTCGCCCAGCCGGACAGCATAGGTTTCATCAACATAGACTGCGGCCTGCCGGGGACGGCGAACTCCGTGGACGACGCCACCAAGCTGTCCTACGCCCCGGACGCCGCCTTCACCGACGCCGGCTCCAACAGCAACATCTCGGCCGAGTACGTCACGCCGCAGCTCGCCAAGGGCTTCCACAACGTGCGCAGCTTCCCCGACGGGGCGCGCAACTGCTACACCCTCCGGTCCCTGGAGGCTGGGCTCAAGTACCTCGTCCGCGCCTTCTTCATGTACGGCAACTACGACGGCCTCAGCCGGCCGCCCATCTTCGAGGTCCACGTCGGCGTCAACTTCCTGAGCACGGTGAACGTCTCGGACCCGGGCGCCACGGGGATGCTGGAGGCCATCGTCGTCGTTCCCGACGACTTCGTTCAGGTTTGCCTGGTGAACATCGGCTCCGGGACGCCGTTCATTTCCGCACTGGAACTGAGGCCCCTCAAGAGGAAGCTCTACCCCCAGGCCAACGCGACGCAAGGCCTGGTCCTGCTTGGCAGGGCCAACTTTGGTCTGACGAGTGCTTCAGAGTCGGCCATCATCAGGTGAGCatgcacccccccccccaccccccaccaTGTAATTAACACTGAAACACTGCATTGGGTATCTGATGACTACGACTGCAACCACAATTAACACCATCGATTTTTCAGGTACCCTGATGATCTGCATGACAGGTTGTGGATGCCTTCCGTCGACGCCACCAGCTGGGCCGTGATCTCGACGGCCAAGAAGGTGCAGAACATAAACAACGACCTGTTCGAGGCGCCGTCCAAGGTGATGCAGACGGCGATCACGCCGCGCAACGCCTCCGACAACATCGAGCTCTTCTGGGAGCCCAGCCCGCTGCCCAGGGACCCGTCTCTGGGGTACATAGCCATCATGCACTTCTCCGAGCTGCAGGAGCTGCGCGGCGCCGTGCGCCAGTTCTACATCAACTTTAACGGCCGGTACGTCGACGTCTTCACAACGGAGCTGCTCTACTCCGAGGCCACCTACAACGTCATCCCCATAAGGGGCTACACGCGGTACAACGTCTCCCTGAACGCTACCGCCAACTCGACGCTGCCGCCGATCATCAACGCCATGGAGGTTTTCTCCCTCATCCCCACCACCAACGTCGGCACCGACTCCATGGACG TGTCCGCCATTACGGCGATCAAGGCGAGGTATCATGTGCGGAGGAACTGGATGGGTGACCCGTGCTTTCCCAAGACTCTCGCTTGGGATGGGTTGACCTGCAGCTACGCCGTTTCCAGCGCTCCAAGAATCACAAGTTT GGATCTGTCAAACAATAACTTGACAGGCTCAATCCCTGACGCCCTTTCAAAGTTAACTTCACTTGTAGCACT AGATTTGACGGGAAACCAACTCACTGGATCAATTCCCTCTGGGCTTCTCAAAAAGCTTGAAGATGGCTCCCTGAATTTGAA GTACGGAAACAATCCACGCCTTTGCACCGATGGCAATTCATGCCAGTCCGTGAAAAGGGGGAGCAAGCTAACGGCCGTCTACGTTGCTGTCCCTGCTGTCCTAGTTGCGGCGACAGTGGTGGCACTGCTCCTTTGCATCAGAAGACGAAAAAAGCACG GACCGATGGACAGCTCCGTGAAGCCGCAGATCGTCGATGGAAACAGCTCACTGCTGCAACATAAGAACCGTCAGTTCACCTACAGCCAACTGCAGACGGTAACCGACAACTTCCAGCGTGTGCTCGGCAAGGGAGGCTTCGGCTACGTCTACGAGGGCTTCTTGGAGGATCGCACTCAGGTTGCGGTCAAGTTGCGGTCGTCTCAGGCATCCGACGGATCCGACCATGGAGTCAAGCAGTTCCTCGCAGAG GTTGAGATCTTAACACGGATTCATCACAGGAATCTCGTCTCCTTGATTGGTTACTGCAAGGACGGAGAGCACATGGCGCTTGTCTACGAGTACATGCCGCAGGGCACCTTGCAACAACACATTGCAG GAAACGGCGGGAGATGCTTAACCTGGAGGCAGAGGCTCAGGATCGCACTAGAATCAGCACAAG GGTTGGAGTATCTACACAAGGGTTGCAACCCACCTCTCATTCACAGAGATGTGAAGTTGGACAACATCTTACTGAACGCGAGACTTGAGGCCAAAATTGCTGATTTTGGCCTGTCCAAGACTTTCAACCATGACAACGCTCAAGTAGCCACGAATACGATCATTGCTGGCACATATGGGTATATGGATCCAGA GTATCGGAGAACAGGCAAGCCGACAACAAAGAGCGATGTGTACAGTTTCGGCGTCGTGCTGCTGCAGCTGGTCGCGGGCAGGCCAGCCACGCAGCGGGACCCAGAGCCCACCAGCATCGTCCAGTGGGCCCGGCCGCTGCTAGCGCAGGGTAACATCGAGGCCGTCGCGGACCGGCGCATGCGCGGCGACCACGACATCAACGGCGTCTGGAAGGTCGCGGACGTCGCGCTGAGCTGCACCGCGCAGCAGCCGGCGCAGCGGCCCTCCATGACCGAAGTGGTGGCCCAGCTTCAGGAGTGCCTCGAGCTCGAGAAGGGGggccgcgccggcggcgacACGAGCGGCAGCTTCTACACCGCCGGCAGCGGGGACTACCCGTACTCCGGTCACACCATGTCCGCCGCTCGTAACTCCGGTGTCGTGAGCCAGGAGAGTAGCTCTGCTTACGAGATGGAGGTGGAGCATAATCTGGTGGGCAGGGTGCCAACAATGCCCACAGGCCCAGCACCACGATGA
- the LOC112883939 gene encoding senescence-induced receptor-like serine/threonine-protein kinase gives MARSTRGAMAARPWLHLLVVAAAAAVLRVHGQGAPDITGFVSIDCGIPEKSSYVDGATRLPYVSDASFTDAGANHNVSAEYITPSFSKRYLNVRSFPGAPRSCYTLGSLTPGSKYLLRAVFMYGNYDGLGRPPAFDLHLGVNFWTTVNVTAAGAAVLAEAIAVVPDDSVQVCLVDTGAGTPFISGLDLRPLASALYPQVNATQGLALLGRRNFGPSDATLVVRYPDDPYDRAWTPWVNPEDWSEVSTAEQVGGLPMAAPSAVMQTAITPLNASKIIEFSWDAVPNHVYPTPRYICMFHFAELQSLDANATRQFYITINGQPFYRLPVTPDHLFANVVYNTEPHWGFNQYNVTLNATANSTLPPAINAAEIFSVMSTASVGTYAQDVSAITAIKANYQLIKKNWMGDPCVPKTLAWDGLSCSDDTSDPPRITTVNFSSSGLSGAISLYFSKLTRIEYLDLSHNNLTGSIPDVLSQLSSLKVIDLTGNHLNGSIPSGLLKRVQSGSLKLRYGDNPNLCSNGDSCQLTTKKNNAVYIAVPIVAFVVVATLVLLLCLLRRKKASLLAESSVKPQNEVINAGPRSQNGNAHGLPQLENRRFTYKELEAITNNFKRVLGRGGFGSVYDGFLEDGTQVAVKLRSESSNQGVREFLTEAQTLTKIHHKNLVSLIGYCKDGEYLALVYEYMSEGTLEDKLRGKDGNAGSLTWRQRLRIALESAQGLEYLHKACSPAFVHRDVKTSNILLNANLEAKIADFGLLKAFRREGDTHVSTDRVVGTHGYLAPEYAAVLQLTEKSDVYSFGVVLLEVITGRPPILRCPEPTSVVQWARQRLVRGDIEDVVDAGLPRGGYDAGAAWKAADVALRCTAQAPAQRPTMTDVVARLQECLDLEEGRR, from the exons ATGGCGCGATCAACGCGGGGGGCAATGGCGGCCCGGCCGTGGTTGCACCtgctcgtcgtcgccgccgctgccgccgtgcTTCGCGTTCACGGCCAGGGCGCGCCCGACATCACAG GGTTCGTCAGCATCGACTGCGGCATCCCGGAGAAGAGCAGCTACGTGGACGGCGCCACCAGGCTGCCCTACGTGTCCGACGCCAGCTTTACCGACGCCGGCGCCAACCACAACGTCTCGGCCGAGTACATCACCCCGTCCTTCTCCAAGCGCTACCTCAACGTGCGCAGCTTCCCCGGCGCGCCGCGCAGCTGCTACACGCTGGGCTCCCTCACGCCGGGGTCCAAGTACCTCCTCCGCGCCGTGTTCATGTACGGCAACTACGACGGGCTCGGCCGCCCCCCGGCGTTCGACCTTCACCTCGGCGTCAACTTCTGGACGACGGTGAAcgtcaccgccgccggcgccgcggtgCTGGCCGAGGCCATCGCCGTCGTCCCCGACGACTCCGTGCAGGTCTGCCTGGTGGACACCGGCGCCGGGACGCCGTTCATCTCCGGGCTGGACCTGAGGCCCCTGGCGAGCGCGCTTTACCCGCAAGTGAACGCGACGCAGGGGCTGGCCCTGCTCGGCCGGCGCAACTTCGGGCCGTCCGACGCGACGCTGGTGGTCAGGTACCCGGACGACCCGTACGACCGCGCGTGGACCCCGTGGGTCAACCCGGAGGACTGGTCGGAGGTCTCGACGGCGGAGCAGGTGGGCGGCCTGCCCATGGCGGCGCCGTCTGCCGTGATGCAGACCGCCATCACGCCCCTCAACGCCTCCAAGATCATCGAGTTCTCGTGGGACGCCGTGCCGAACCATGTCTACCCCACGCCCAG GTACATCTGCATGTTCCACTTCGCGGAGTTGCAGAGTCTAGACGCGAACGCGACGCGCCAGTTTTACATCACGATCAATGGCCAGCCCTTTTACCGTCTCCCGGTAACGCCGGACCACCTCTTCGCCAATGTCGTCTATAATACGGAGCCCCACTGGGGCTTCAACCAGTACAACGTCACGTTGAACGCCACGGCGAACTCGACGCTGCCGCCGGCCATCAACGCCGCCGAGATTTTCTCTGTCATGTCTACAGCCAGCGTTGGCACGTACGCGCAGGATG TTTCTGCAATTACGGCGATCAAGGCCAACTATCAGCTAATAAAGAAGAATTGGATGGGTGACCCCTGCGTTCCGAAGACTCTTGCGTGGGATGGGTTGAGCTGCAGCGATGACACTTCCGATCCTCCTAGAATCACAACTGT AAACTTTTCATCCAGTGGCTTGAGTGGTGCTATATCATTGTACTTCTCCAAGCTCACAAGAATAGAGTACTT GGATTTGTCGCACAATAACTTGACAGGCTCAATTCCTGACGTCCTTTCACAACTATCCTCTCTGAAGGTTAT AGATCTGACAGGCAATCACCTTAATGGATCGATTCCATCCGGGCTTCTGAAAAGGGTTCAAAGTGGCTCCCTGAAGCTGAG GTATGGGGACAACCCAAACCTTTGCAGCAACGGCGATTCTTGCCAGCTCACAACAAAGAAGAACAATGCCGTATATATTGCTGTTCCAATAGTGGCATTTGTGGTGGTTGCGACACTAGTACTACTGCTTTGCTTACTGAgaagaaagaaag CTTCGCTCCTGGCAGAGAGCAGCGTGAAGCCACAGAATGAGGTGATCAACGCGGGGCCACGCTCACAGAACGGCAACGCACACGGGCTGCCCCAGCTGGAGAACCGTCGGTTCACCTACAAGGAGCTAGAGGCCATCACGAACAACTTCAAGCGAGTCCTGGGCCGAGGAGGCTTCGGGTCTGTCTACGATGGCTTCTTGGAGGATGGCACCCAGGTTGCAGTCAAGCTGCGGTCTGAATCTTCCAATCAAGGCGTCAGAGAGTTCCTGACAGAG GCTCAGACCTTGACAAAGATCCATCACAAGAATCTTGTCTCCTTGATCGGCTACTGCAAGGATGGAGAGTATTTGGCACTTGTCTACGAGTACATGTCGGAAGGAACCCTGGAAGACAAACTAAGAG GGAAAGATGGGAACGCTGGGTCTCTAACCTGGAGACAGAGGCTCCGCATTGCACTGGAGTCTGCACAAG GGCTCGAGTATCTGCACAAGGCGTGCAGCCCAGCGTTCGTTCACAGGGACGTGAAGACGTCGAACATCCTGCTGAACGCGAACCTCGAGGCCAAGATCGCCGACTTCGGCCTTCTCAAGGCCTTCCGCCGCGAAGGCGACACCCACGTGTCCACGGACAGGGTGGTCGGCACGCACGGCTACCTCGCTCCTGAGTACGCGGCGGTGCTGCAGCTGACGGAGAAGAGCGACGTGTACAGCTTCGGCGTCGTGCTGCTGGAGGTGATCACGGGGCGGCCGCCGATCCTGCGGTGCCCGGAGCCGACCAGCGTCGTGCAGTGGGCGCGGCAGCGCCTGGTGCGCGGGGACATCGAGGACGTGGTGGACGCGGGCCTGCCACGCGGCGGCTACGACGCCGGCGCCGCGTGGAAGGCCGCCGACGTCGCGCTCAGGTGCACCGCGCAGGCGCCCGCGCAGCGGCCCACCATGACCGACGTGGTGGCGCGGCTGCAGGAGTGCCTCGACCTCGAGGAAGGCCGCCGCTGA